CCTATATTAGATGAGAGCATAGCAGAGCTGTGTCGCGCAAACTTGCCGAAGTGCCTCACCATGGTGGAAATGGGATGCTCATCAGGACCTAATGCACTATTACCCCTTTGGGAAATAATAGAAAGAATTGATTCAACTTGTAATGAGATGAAAAAGAAACCTCCGATGTTGCAGGTTTTCTTAAATGATCTTCCAGGAACTGATTTCAACACCATTTTTAGGTCATCAGTGCCCAACTTCCAGGAAAAAGTAGTGCAAGAAAAGGGTAACAAGTTTGGGCCGATTTTCATATCTGCATGTCCTGGCAGTTTCTATGGAAGGCTATTTCCACCACAATCCTTGCACCTTGTTCACTCTTCTTGCAGTGTCCATTGGTGTTCTCAGGTCCAAAATATAGAACTTTAATTGATCTGCATTCACTTCATTCATTCTATTATATTAGATTGATCCTAACAAATTCCAAGCTTAAAAGCTTTTACAAGTCAGGTACCTGAAGGGCTTGTAACTGAATCGGGAATTGCAATGAACAAAGGTAACATTTGCATAGCCGAAACAAGTCCCCCGAGTGTTCATAAAGCATATTCGGATCAATTCGAAAGGGATTTCACAACACTTCTAAAGCTACGTTCAGAAGAGATTGTTCCTGGAGGTCATATGATCTTGACCATCACAGCAAAGAATAATGACAATCCCTATTGCAAATATGGTTCTGAATTTTGGCCATTAATTGGGATGACCCTTAATGATATGGTTGAAGAGGTATTGATTTGTTCATTTAAGttttatatggataaataacaattatattagaaaaagcATTATGCATGAATAATAGATAATAGAGATATATCCACTCAGCAAAAGGTCACATCTCAATGTaccaaagaaaacaaaataaaaataaaaagcagcCAACAATTTCC
The sequence above is drawn from the Ricinus communis isolate WT05 ecotype wild-type chromosome 7, ASM1957865v1, whole genome shotgun sequence genome and encodes:
- the LOC8262011 gene encoding probable caffeine synthase MTL2, yielding MEVPQVLHMNGGEGTNSYYRNSLFQKKVILKAKPILDESIAELCRANLPKCLTMVEMGCSSGPNALLPLWEIIERIDSTCNEMKKKPPMLQVFLNDLPGTDFNTIFRSSVPNFQEKVVQEKGNKFGPIFISACPGSFYGRLFPPQSLHLVHSSCSVHWCSQVPEGLVTESGIAMNKGNICIAETSPPSVHKAYSDQFERDFTTLLKLRSEEIVPGGHMILTITAKNNDNPYCKYGSEFWPLIGMTLNDMVEEGLVQRSKLDSWNIPLYYPSAEEVTDLIQKENSFTISRVEEFVQSWDDNIEDGNSNLVFDKWERGKHVANYMRAAAESMLVTQFGNAIIDDLFNRLSAKAAYYLENGMGLFNHLVISMTRK